Proteins encoded together in one Acidobacteriota bacterium window:
- a CDS encoding PspC domain-containing protein, which yields MEERKKLYLSRTDRQIAGFCGGLADYFNIDSSLIRLIYILITFLTGIIGGLIVYIIAWLIVPHRPPSQKQQTQQN from the coding sequence ATGGAAGAGAGGAAAAAACTTTATTTATCAAGAACAGATAGACAAATAGCTGGATTTTGTGGAGGCTTAGCCGATTACTTTAACATTGACTCAAGTTTAATAAGATTAATCTACATACTTATCACTTTTCTTACAGGGATCATTGGTGGATTAATTGTTTATATTATTGCATGGCTTATAGTTCCTCATCGACCTCCATCGCAAAAACAACAGACACAACAGAATTAA
- a CDS encoding outer membrane lipoprotein-sorting protein, translating into MKKTSILVFLVSGILAVSFAFSQTADEIIAKNLEKKGGIEKLKAIQSIKMTGKVISQAVEMPMVMWAKRPNMLRIESTFQDKKIVQAFDGEKAWWIMPFLGSEDPQEMTGMQADSIKEQADFDGPLVNYREKGHKVELLGKEDMAGTEVYKLRITYKDGKEKFFFLDTESCIELKQSETVDYQGTPLHVERFFGDYKEVNGILIPHSIEARVNNNPQSQITIESIELNPEIEDEFFKMPEKK; encoded by the coding sequence ATGAAAAAAACTTCTATTCTTGTTTTTCTGGTTTCAGGAATTTTAGCTGTTTCATTTGCTTTTTCTCAGACAGCTGATGAAATTATCGCTAAAAATCTGGAGAAAAAAGGTGGTATTGAAAAGCTTAAGGCAATCCAGAGTATAAAAATGACAGGAAAAGTTATTTCCCAGGCAGTGGAAATGCCTATGGTTATGTGGGCAAAGAGACCGAACATGTTGCGGATTGAAAGCACATTTCAAGACAAGAAAATTGTCCAGGCCTTTGATGGAGAAAAAGCTTGGTGGATTATGCCATTCCTCGGCTCTGAAGACCCTCAGGAAATGACAGGGATGCAGGCTGATTCAATAAAAGAGCAAGCTGACTTTGATGGTCCACTGGTGAACTATAGAGAAAAGGGACATAAAGTTGAACTCTTAGGCAAGGAAGATATGGCTGGAACAGAAGTTTACAAGTTAAGAATTACATATAAGGATGGCAAAGAAAAATTCTTCTTTCTTGATACAGAATCCTGCATCGAATTGAAGCAATCAGAAACAGTAGATTATCAGGGAACTCCCTTACATGTTGAGAGATTTTTTGGGGATTACAAGGAGGTTAATGGGATATTGATTCCCCATTCGATTGAAGCACGGGTAAATAACAATCCCCAAAGTCAAATCACAATAGAATCTATTGAACTGAACCCAGAAATTGAGGATGAATTTTTTAAGATGCCCGAAAAAAAATAG
- a CDS encoding TIGR03960 family B12-binding radical SAM protein, which yields MSFRIEDILNDVEKPHRYLGNELNSIKKNPAKARIKIALSFPDLYEIGMSSLGIKILYFLLNGREDILAERVFSPGVDFERELRSRETPLFSLENKIPLRDFDIIGVSLLYELNFANMLNILNLAKIPLRSKDRDMDMPLIIAGGPSCFNPEPISPFIDLFLIGDGEEGVFEIIDNFFELKKTLKNDKSQILKELAKIDGVYVPSQWKEISDKKTGFIIPMSENNNRIRKRVLKNLDDYPFPEKIVVPSGKIVFDRISYEISRGCAQRCRFCQATSIYSPYRIRKPQSIVEGLLRLTESTGYEEVSLSSLNTADYPYLSELLKILMKIFSEERISISVSSLRPSGLKEEVSKEIVKVRKTGFTIVPEAGTDRLRKVINKELNDDEIVRAAENCFKFGWRLLKLYFMVGLPTEREEDLKGITDIVKNILRIGRRITGKDVKINLSVSSFIPKPHTPFQWLGMEEEKALIQKLHFIKDSLKKYKSVNFKNHSVKMSVIEALISRGDRYIGNLIERAWQYGAKLDAWSDFFRPDIWENAIHDSHVEKAKYLSPVPLDSPLPWDHIDTGIKKETLQSELKKAFNEEATFNCLDRRCNECFECDLWRIMKKYYKEKTLEQPELNLNYVGEKTEKEIRYLATYSKKDKAKYLSHLDLIRIFERGFRKSRISIVFSKGHHPHMLFSFPPPPPLGIECRNEVLEFKSSYLITSEEFKEAVKGNFPEGIEFNELYQMMDEKGKLSKEISGIIYSVNFRPTASEVVFREIYKLRSDEIFIVPDTQFSKLFITEKYSPAKSGNIMKKLIEIKKMLEGEFDEEIEIVREGILISNSSFRHSFPLLGK from the coding sequence ATGTCCTTTAGAATCGAAGATATATTGAATGATGTAGAAAAGCCCCACAGATATCTTGGCAATGAATTAAACTCTATCAAGAAGAATCCTGCTAAAGCAAGGATAAAGATTGCCCTTTCATTTCCTGACCTTTACGAAATTGGCATGTCTTCTCTTGGAATAAAAATCCTTTATTTCCTTCTGAACGGGAGGGAAGACATTCTTGCTGAAAGAGTTTTTTCTCCTGGGGTTGATTTCGAAAGAGAATTGAGGAGTAGAGAAACTCCATTGTTCTCCCTTGAAAATAAGATTCCGTTGAGAGATTTTGACATAATCGGGGTTTCTCTCCTTTATGAGCTTAATTTTGCAAATATGCTCAATATTCTGAACCTCGCAAAAATTCCATTGCGGTCAAAAGATAGAGATATGGATATGCCTTTGATAATCGCAGGAGGACCTTCTTGTTTTAATCCGGAGCCTATTTCCCCTTTCATTGATCTATTTCTCATAGGTGATGGAGAGGAAGGAGTATTTGAAATAATTGATAATTTCTTTGAATTAAAAAAAACATTGAAGAATGATAAATCTCAAATTCTGAAAGAACTGGCAAAGATTGATGGCGTATACGTTCCTTCTCAATGGAAGGAGATATCCGATAAAAAAACAGGTTTTATAATTCCAATGTCAGAGAATAACAATAGAATAAGAAAAAGGGTGTTGAAAAACCTGGATGATTATCCTTTCCCTGAAAAAATTGTCGTTCCATCAGGAAAGATTGTATTTGATAGAATTTCATATGAAATTTCAAGAGGGTGTGCTCAGCGCTGCAGATTCTGTCAGGCTACTTCCATTTACAGCCCCTATCGAATTAGAAAACCTCAAAGTATTGTTGAAGGATTACTGAGATTAACGGAATCAACAGGATATGAAGAGGTTTCCCTTAGTTCTTTGAACACAGCTGACTATCCATATCTAAGCGAATTATTAAAGATATTGATGAAGATATTCTCTGAAGAAAGAATTTCAATTTCTGTCTCATCTTTAAGACCTTCAGGGCTAAAAGAAGAGGTTTCAAAAGAAATTGTCAAGGTCAGAAAAACAGGTTTTACGATAGTTCCTGAGGCAGGAACAGATAGATTGAGAAAAGTCATCAATAAAGAATTAAATGATGATGAGATAGTAAGAGCAGCGGAGAACTGTTTCAAATTCGGGTGGAGATTGTTGAAGCTTTATTTTATGGTGGGTCTTCCTACAGAAAGAGAAGAAGACCTTAAAGGGATTACTGATATTGTTAAGAATATATTGAGGATAGGAAGAAGGATAACCGGAAAAGATGTAAAAATAAATTTGAGTGTCTCCTCTTTTATTCCAAAACCTCATACTCCCTTTCAATGGCTTGGAATGGAGGAAGAAAAAGCCCTGATTCAGAAATTGCACTTTATTAAAGATAGTTTGAAAAAGTATAAGAGTGTAAATTTTAAGAACCATTCTGTGAAGATGAGTGTAATAGAAGCATTGATTTCAAGAGGTGACAGATATATTGGAAATCTTATTGAAAGAGCCTGGCAATACGGTGCGAAACTGGATGCATGGAGCGATTTTTTCAGACCTGACATATGGGAGAATGCGATACATGACTCCCATGTGGAAAAAGCTAAATATTTATCACCAGTTCCTCTTGATTCTCCTCTTCCCTGGGATCACATAGATACAGGAATAAAGAAAGAAACTCTTCAGTCTGAACTCAAGAAAGCTTTTAATGAAGAAGCGACCTTCAATTGTCTTGATAGAAGATGCAATGAATGTTTCGAATGTGATTTATGGAGAATAATGAAAAAATATTATAAAGAGAAGACATTGGAGCAGCCAGAATTAAATCTAAACTATGTAGGGGAAAAAACAGAGAAGGAGATAAGGTATCTGGCCACCTACTCAAAAAAAGATAAGGCTAAATATCTATCCCATTTAGACTTGATAAGAATTTTTGAAAGAGGATTCAGAAAATCAAGGATCTCAATTGTTTTTTCAAAAGGCCATCATCCTCATATGCTTTTCTCATTTCCACCACCCCCTCCCCTCGGCATCGAATGTAGAAATGAGGTTTTAGAATTTAAATCATCATATCTGATTACTTCTGAAGAATTTAAAGAAGCAGTTAAAGGAAATTTTCCCGAAGGAATAGAATTTAATGAACTCTATCAAATGATGGATGAGAAAGGGAAGCTTTCGAAAGAAATTTCAGGAATTATCTATTCAGTTAATTTTCGTCCAACGGCATCTGAAGTTGTTTTTAGAGAGATATACAAGCTTCGCAGTGATGAAATTTTTATTGTTCCTGATACACAATTTTCAAAATTATTCATAACTGAAAAATATTCGCCTGCTAAATCTGGAAATATTATGAAGAAATTGATTGAGATAAAAAAAATGTTAGAAGGAGAGTTTGATGAAGAAATTGAAATTGTAAGGGAAGGGATTTTGATTTCAAATTCATCTTTTAGACACTCATTTCCATTATTAGGGAAATAA
- the rodA gene encoding rod shape-determining protein RodA — protein sequence MGQHTKELIKNIDYFTLSIAIVLSLIGMAMIYSCTYQTSRIFLIKQMLWFLGGLVIFLVLIMINYKKIIEWSFPVYVFSIIPLMYLLIKGKKIAGAKSWIDFGQFQVQPAEFAKIAAVILLTKYFVDKVGEKIGLKELFYAGIIIGVPVSFVVLQPDFGTALTFFPGFISLFFLKGIKAKLVFLLIIIILLSGVFMWEFVLKDYQKARIKTFIYPQSNPKAEGYHLLQSKIAIGSSGFFGKGYLKGTQTQSKFLPAQHTDFILSVLAEEFGFFGILIIFSLYLWFILRFLKISLEPKAKAGILLSFSLSSIIIFQFFINCSMLIGLFPIVGIPLPLLSYGGSSLLSTFIIIALIINIRMRKYQIF from the coding sequence ATGGGACAGCACACCAAAGAATTAATAAAGAATATTGATTATTTCACACTTTCCATTGCCATTGTTTTAAGCCTGATAGGTATGGCTATGATTTATAGCTGTACATATCAGACTTCCAGAATATTCTTGATAAAGCAGATGCTATGGTTTTTAGGGGGTTTAGTGATTTTTTTGGTCTTAATCATGATAAACTACAAAAAGATAATTGAATGGTCATTTCCTGTTTATGTATTTTCAATTATCCCTCTGATGTATCTATTAATAAAAGGGAAAAAAATTGCAGGAGCAAAAAGCTGGATCGATTTTGGTCAATTTCAGGTTCAACCAGCAGAATTTGCAAAAATTGCTGCGGTGATTTTATTGACAAAATATTTTGTGGATAAGGTAGGAGAAAAGATTGGGTTGAAAGAGTTATTTTATGCTGGGATTATCATTGGAGTACCAGTTTCATTTGTAGTGTTGCAGCCAGATTTTGGAACAGCTCTCACATTTTTTCCAGGATTCATATCTTTATTTTTTCTTAAAGGAATAAAGGCAAAACTTGTGTTTTTGTTAATAATAATCATTCTTCTTTCGGGAGTGTTTATGTGGGAATTTGTTTTAAAAGATTATCAAAAAGCAAGAATAAAAACATTTATTTATCCCCAGAGCAATCCAAAGGCTGAGGGATATCATCTGCTCCAATCCAAAATAGCCATTGGCTCCAGTGGATTTTTTGGGAAAGGGTATTTAAAAGGAACACAGACTCAATCTAAATTTCTTCCAGCTCAACATACAGATTTTATTCTTTCAGTCCTTGCAGAAGAATTCGGATTTTTTGGAATATTAATTATATTTTCTCTTTATCTTTGGTTTATTTTAAGGTTTCTTAAGATATCCCTTGAACCAAAGGCTAAAGCTGGAATTTTATTATCTTTTTCCCTTTCATCGATAATTATTTTTCAATTTTTTATAAATTGTTCAATGCTGATAGGATTATTTCCTATTGTTGGAATCCCCCTTCCTCTTCTGAGTTATGGAGGGTCATCTCTTCTTTCGACTTTCATAATAATCGCTTTAATCATAAATATAAGAATGAGGAAATATCAGATTTTCTGA
- the mrdA gene encoding penicillin-binding protein 2 yields MEKINYSEDLTSLLKRINIVKYIVSIALLFVLIFYWKIQIVDHKNYLKLAEINRIRRVDILASRGFIYDRNGRVIVDNRPSFNLTIDRDRMSELFNYIDNLSNILEVRKKSFIDRILNSRKTPYYLPLVLKKDIPIEKVSFLEARKDEFFPLEFQIEPVRNYPFNSLAFHIFGYIGEAFPEEISKTKDIKAGSFTGKMGLEKQYDKILRGKDGWVDYAVDIKGKIIEELERKEPEKGNDLVLTIDIDLQNEVEKYLENRKGGIVLINPKNGEILAMASSPGFNPNLFVSEFSEADWRNFISDENYPFYNRVIQGQYSPGSIFKLLIALAGLQEKVINPDERISCSGSYQSGNKVFRCWKELGHGSLNLYEAIKHSCNVYFYKTGKRLGIEKIKKYAKKFGLGEYTGIDISGERAGLVPDPSWKMKYLEEPWYSGETISISIGQGYILTTPIQIVNFVSAIANRGKKIVPHVARGYYENNKFQKFYFEQNPKEIDIDKEYFEYIIDGMWGSVNDSGTGARARLSGFDVCGKTGTTQVVSKIIKDKNEFTTGITPHSWFTGFASKDNPEVAIAIIIEHAGKGGENAAPIAGKILNFYFNGAKRNAH; encoded by the coding sequence ATGGAAAAAATAAATTATTCTGAAGACTTGACATCTTTGCTCAAGAGAATAAACATTGTAAAATACATAGTTTCCATTGCCTTATTGTTTGTTTTGATATTTTACTGGAAGATTCAGATTGTAGACCATAAAAATTATCTGAAATTGGCGGAGATAAATAGAATAAGAAGGGTGGATATCCTGGCTTCAAGAGGCTTTATTTATGATAGGAATGGAAGAGTTATCGTGGATAATAGACCCTCTTTTAATTTAACAATCGATAGAGATAGAATGTCAGAATTATTCAATTACATTGATAATCTTTCCAACATTCTTGAAGTCAGGAAAAAAAGTTTTATTGATAGAATATTAAATTCAAGAAAGACTCCTTATTATTTACCGCTTGTTTTAAAGAAAGACATTCCAATTGAAAAGGTGAGCTTTTTGGAAGCAAGAAAAGATGAATTTTTTCCATTAGAATTTCAAATAGAACCGGTTCGAAATTATCCTTTTAACTCCCTTGCTTTTCATATCTTTGGATATATTGGAGAGGCATTCCCGGAGGAAATATCAAAAACAAAAGACATTAAAGCAGGCTCATTTACAGGAAAAATGGGGTTAGAAAAACAGTATGATAAGATTTTAAGAGGTAAAGATGGATGGGTTGATTATGCTGTTGATATAAAAGGAAAAATTATTGAAGAACTGGAAAGAAAGGAGCCTGAAAAAGGGAATGATCTGGTTCTTACGATTGACATAGACCTACAGAATGAAGTGGAAAAGTATTTAGAGAATAGAAAGGGCGGGATAGTTTTAATTAATCCTAAAAATGGGGAAATCCTTGCAATGGCTTCTTCTCCTGGTTTTAATCCTAATTTATTTGTTTCAGAATTTTCAGAGGCCGATTGGAGAAATTTCATCTCCGATGAGAACTATCCTTTTTATAATAGAGTAATTCAGGGACAATATTCTCCTGGTTCAATCTTTAAGTTGCTTATAGCTCTGGCAGGACTTCAAGAAAAAGTAATAAATCCTGATGAGAGGATATCCTGTTCTGGCTCTTATCAATCTGGAAACAAAGTTTTTCGCTGCTGGAAGGAATTGGGACATGGGAGTTTAAATCTCTATGAAGCAATAAAGCATTCCTGTAATGTTTATTTTTATAAAACTGGAAAAAGATTGGGTATTGAGAAAATCAAGAAATATGCAAAAAAATTTGGACTTGGAGAATACACAGGAATTGATATTTCCGGCGAAAGGGCAGGATTGGTTCCAGACCCTTCCTGGAAAATGAAGTATCTTGAAGAACCCTGGTATTCAGGAGAGACAATTTCTATTTCCATCGGTCAGGGATATATTCTTACGACGCCGATCCAAATAGTAAATTTTGTATCAGCAATAGCGAACAGGGGGAAAAAAATAGTTCCTCATGTTGCAAGAGGATATTATGAGAATAATAAATTTCAAAAGTTTTATTTTGAACAGAACCCAAAGGAGATAGATATAGATAAAGAATATTTTGAATACATAATAGATGGGATGTGGGGTTCAGTAAACGATTCTGGTACAGGAGCAAGAGCAAGGCTTTCTGGATTTGATGTTTGTGGAAAGACAGGAACAACCCAGGTGGTTTCAAAAATAATCAAGGATAAAAATGAATTTACTACAGGAATTACTCCCCATTCCTGGTTTACAGGATTTGCTTCGAAAGATAATCCTGAAGTTGCAATTGCAATAATAATAGAGCATGCTGGGAAGGGAGGAGAAAATGCAGCTCCGATTGCAGGAAAGATTCTGAATTTTTATTTTAATGGGGCAAAAAGAAATGCACACTAA
- the mreD gene encoding rod shape-determining protein MreD — protein MKRIIYIGLTLLLASVFQTSVSKLNYNLFFLVNFLSIFVVHWSMNINSILSTSLGTIAGLVQDSFSTGIIGVSGLSKGVMGYLISKISSRIITRNYLSYFLIILTGVLTELLIYLSVLHLINLKISVTERKILLLQPFITAVLGGFVFYLIGKWKK, from the coding sequence ATGAAACGGATAATATATATAGGTTTAACATTACTTTTGGCATCTGTGTTTCAAACTTCTGTCTCTAAACTAAATTATAACCTGTTTTTTCTGGTCAATTTCCTCTCTATTTTTGTTGTTCACTGGTCAATGAATATAAATTCTATACTAAGCACTTCTCTTGGCACAATAGCTGGATTAGTTCAGGATTCCTTTTCAACGGGAATAATAGGAGTAAGTGGGCTTTCAAAAGGAGTTATGGGTTATCTAATCTCTAAAATTTCATCCAGGATAATTACAAGGAATTATTTAAGCTATTTTTTAATAATTTTAACTGGAGTCTTAACAGAACTTCTTATTTATCTGTCCGTTTTGCATTTGATAAATTTGAAAATCAGTGTGACCGAAAGAAAGATATTGTTGCTTCAACCCTTTATAACAGCAGTTCTGGGGGGATTCGTTTTTTATTTGATCGGGAAATGGAAAAAATAA